The following proteins come from a genomic window of Anguilla rostrata isolate EN2019 chromosome 17, ASM1855537v3, whole genome shotgun sequence:
- the crlf3 gene encoding cytokine receptor-like factor 3, whose product MSIETEALLQEAKESIEAAQNYRTELQQRLHGLSQARKQVRGSASQTREALKRHFQDLQAMVTRLLGERLAALLQEVDAIEQDSVRPLDDCQKLIEQGVSTADELLKEGEAAIRCGIAGEDDMLGRFTKKALQIQLDSLPEVPVLVDVPCLSAQLDDSLLQTVRERVARHGSVASHPPVQIEELVERPGSMLVRWCKVDDDFAVQDYRLQFRRSPSSQYEDAYIGKETDYLVLHLDPHTDHQFRVCARGEGRTEWSPWSVPQTGYTTLAPHEWCPGTDGYILSSRRNIAMRSDSSPSNAGVLYSNSATYFCGQTLTFKFTAAGQGDRWDSVGVCVDNQSGAESLQRDKAVCISTNGAVFVNGKEMTNQLPAITTGSTVTFDMEVVNLFPVSNNLGDGGNFKLRVTIGSGNREVVFDWLLDQSVDCLFFGCSFTYPNWKVLVF is encoded by the exons ATGTCGATTGAGACAGAGGCTTTGCTGCAGGAAGCGAAGGAGAGCATCGAGGCAGCACAGAACTACAGGACTGAACTGCAGCAACGGCTACATGGACTCAGCCAGGCCCGCAAACAG GTGCGCGGCAGCGCCAGCCAGACGCGGGAGGCGCTGAAGCGGCACTTCCAGGACCTGCAGGCGATGGTGACGCGGCTGCTGGGCGAGCGGCTGGCGGCGCTGCTGCAGGAGGTGGACGCCATCGAGCAGGACAGCGTGCGGCCGCTCGACGACTGCCAGAAGCTCATCGAGCAGGGCGTCAGCACCGCCGACGAGCTGCTGAAGGAAG GCGAGGCTGCCATTCGCTGTGGCATAGCGGGGGAGGACGACATGCTGGGCAGATTCACCAAGAAGGCTCTGCAGATCCAGCTGGACAG tctccccgAGGTGCCGGTCCTGGTGGATGTCCCCTGCCTGTCTGCGCAGCTGGACGACTCGCTGCTGCAGACGGTGCGGGAGCGCGTGGCGAGGCACGGCAGTGTCGCCTCCCACCCTCCCGTGCAGATCGAGGAGCTGGTGGAGCGTCCCGGCAGCATGCTGGTGCGCTGGTGCAAG GTGGACGATGATTTCGCGGTGCAGGACTACCGGCTGCAGTTCCGCCgcagcccctcctcccagtACGAGGACGCCTACATCGGCAAGGAAACGGATTACCTGGTGCTGCACCTGGACCCCCACACCGACCACCAGTTCCGCGTGTGCGCCAGGGGCGAGGGGCGCACCGAGTGGAGCCCCTGGAGCGTCCCGCAAACCGGCTACACCACGCTAGCTCCCCACG AGTGGTGTCCTGGCACTGACGGCTACATCCTGAGCAGCCGGAGGAACATCGCTATGCGCAGTGACTCCTCCCCTTCCAACGCTGGCGTCCTGTACTCCAACTCCGCCACCTACTTCTGCGGGCAGACCCTCACGTTCAA GTTCACTGCAGCCGGTCAGGGGGACAGGTGGGACAgcgttggggtgtgtgtggacaACCAGAGCGGGGCGGAGTCTCTGCAGCGGGACAAGGCCGTCTGCATCTCCACCAACG gtgctgtgtttgtgaatgggaAAGAGATGACCAACCAGCTACCGGCCATCACCACCGGCTCCACTGTGACCTTTGACATGGAAGTGGTCAACCTCTTCCCTGTCAGCAACAACCTCGGCGACGGGGGCAACTTCAAGCTGAGGGTGACCATTGGCTCAGGGAACCGGGAGGTGGtgtttgattggctgctggATCAGAGTGTGGACTGCCTGTTCTTCGGCTGCTCCTTCACCTACCCCAACTGGAAGGTTCTGGTGTTCTga